A DNA window from Sphingobacteriales bacterium contains the following coding sequences:
- a CDS encoding acyl-CoA dehydrogenase — protein sequence MYITEEHELIRQTVRDFAEREIKPRAKELDEKAEFSVELTKMMGELGLFGMYLPPEYGGQGLDTLSYIIAVEEISRVDGSQGATLAAHNSLGIGPIYYYGTKEQKEEYLPKLCTGEALWAFGLTEPEAGSDSRGSKTRAVKDGDSWVINGSKIFITNASSPISIGATVQAVTDVKENGEKEFTNFIVPTGTPGYKAVPMHGKMMWRASDTAELYFDDCRVPEKNMLGGIGEGSKIMLQTLDSGRLSIAAMGLGCAQGAFEMAMQYAKERKQFGKPIIKFQVTAFKLADMAVKIEHARALLYKACWLKDNHQPFAMYSAMAKLYCSEIAKQVADEALQIHGGYGLMKDYDIERFYRDQRLLQIGEGTSEIQRLVISRYIGC from the coding sequence ATGTATATTACAGAAGAACATGAGCTAATCAGACAAACCGTACGTGACTTTGCAGAGCGGGAAATTAAACCCCGGGCAAAAGAGCTTGATGAAAAAGCTGAATTTTCGGTTGAACTCACCAAAATGATGGGAGAACTTGGACTTTTTGGTATGTATCTTCCCCCTGAATATGGTGGCCAGGGTCTGGATACCCTTTCTTATATCATTGCGGTTGAGGAAATTTCCAGGGTTGACGGATCACAGGGTGCTACTCTTGCGGCTCATAATTCGCTTGGCATCGGACCTATTTACTATTATGGCACAAAAGAACAAAAAGAAGAATATTTACCTAAACTATGTACGGGAGAAGCACTTTGGGCATTTGGACTGACAGAGCCAGAAGCCGGGTCTGACTCACGTGGCTCGAAAACCCGTGCAGTGAAAGATGGTGATTCCTGGGTCATTAACGGCTCCAAAATATTTATCACGAATGCTTCCTCCCCTATCTCCATTGGCGCTACAGTTCAGGCTGTTACAGATGTAAAAGAAAATGGTGAGAAGGAATTCACCAATTTTATTGTCCCCACCGGAACTCCCGGATATAAAGCTGTTCCTATGCATGGAAAAATGATGTGGCGTGCTTCCGACACCGCTGAACTTTACTTCGATGATTGCCGTGTCCCTGAAAAAAATATGCTGGGCGGAATAGGTGAAGGCTCTAAAATCATGCTACAAACTCTCGACAGCGGACGTCTTTCCATTGCAGCAATGGGTTTGGGTTGTGCTCAGGGAGCTTTTGAAATGGCTATGCAATATGCCAAGGAACGTAAACAGTTTGGAAAGCCTATCATTAAATTTCAGGTTACTGCTTTTAAGCTGGCTGATATGGCCGTCAAAATTGAACATGCACGTGCTCTTCTTTATAAAGCCTGCTGGCTGAAAGACAATCATCAGCCCTTTGCCATGTACTCTGCAATGGCAAAACTTTATTGCTCAGAAATAGCCAAACAGGTGGCCGATGAAGCCCTCCAGATTCATGGTGGTTACGGTCTCATGAAAGACTATGACATCGAACGATTCTACCGCGACCAAAGACTGCTCCAGAT
- a CDS encoding biotin/lipoyl-binding protein, which yields MAKKEIKFSLIYRDMWQSSGKYVPRVDQLVKIAPVIIEMGCFDRIETNGGAFEQVNLLFGENPNIAVREWTKPFNEAGIKTHMLERALNAIRMYPVPADVRRLMYKVKKAQGTNIARSFCGLNDHRNLELSIKFAKEAGMISQTALCITSSPVHTVEYYMEIVDKAVEYGTDEICLKDMAGIGRPATLGKLTKAIKDKYPHLIIQYHGHSGPGFSVASMLEVARNGADILDVAMEPLSWGMVHPDLITIHEMLKDDGFAVPDINMKAYMEARTLTQEFIDDFLGLFIDPRNKQMTSLLVQSGLPGGMMGSLMADLKGVHQAINMNLKNRGQNELNVDELMVQMFEETAYIWPMLGYPPLVTPFSQYVKNTALINILQMSKGEKRFSQIDKNTWDMILGKAGKLPGPLAPEIIDLAKEKGLEFYEGNPQDAFPDELPKYIKEMEELGWERGQDDEELFEFAMHDTQYRDYKSGVAKQRFETEMEKILAEKENKTMISMNVKQAPVRSGFSKEEGTLHEACIALILYTVNEPVLNNDSFYTQNLWTSIGFWRHIMTIPVLSESGRLEAEMHEILKDQYEFVIEGKEYFVKILHLGEAELDFSINDKKLTASFSSCENGTIVSINNKEFCLSREDLLTSEIKAVKSDSGSANDINQVKAPIPGKIFKILVKNGDEVKKGDYVIVIDAMKMENNIEAPKSGKIKEIKVSIGEMVDVGQVLAIIE from the coding sequence ATGGCCAAAAAAGAAATAAAATTCAGTCTTATCTACCGCGATATGTGGCAATCGTCAGGGAAATATGTTCCCCGTGTGGATCAGCTTGTTAAAATAGCTCCGGTAATTATTGAAATGGGATGTTTCGACAGGATTGAGACCAATGGTGGCGCTTTCGAACAGGTAAATCTGCTGTTTGGGGAAAACCCGAACATAGCTGTCAGGGAATGGACAAAGCCATTTAACGAGGCAGGAATAAAAACCCACATGCTGGAGAGGGCTCTGAATGCCATTCGCATGTATCCGGTACCCGCTGATGTCAGGAGACTGATGTATAAAGTGAAAAAGGCTCAAGGAACCAATATTGCCCGCTCTTTTTGCGGGTTAAATGACCATAGGAATCTTGAATTGTCAATAAAATTTGCCAAAGAGGCAGGTATGATTTCGCAGACAGCCCTGTGTATTACTTCTTCTCCTGTTCACACTGTTGAATATTACATGGAAATTGTTGATAAAGCCGTTGAATACGGCACAGATGAAATTTGCCTCAAAGACATGGCAGGAATAGGCAGACCGGCAACTTTAGGAAAGCTGACCAAAGCCATCAAAGACAAATACCCTCATCTGATCATTCAGTATCATGGTCATTCAGGACCTGGTTTTTCGGTGGCCTCCATGCTGGAAGTAGCACGCAATGGTGCTGATATTCTGGATGTTGCCATGGAGCCTCTTTCCTGGGGTATGGTGCATCCCGATCTGATAACCATTCACGAAATGCTAAAAGATGATGGTTTTGCCGTTCCCGATATTAATATGAAGGCATACATGGAAGCCAGAACATTAACACAGGAATTTATTGATGACTTTTTAGGGTTATTCATTGATCCCAGAAACAAGCAAATGACCTCTTTACTCGTACAATCCGGTCTTCCGGGGGGTATGATGGGCAGCTTAATGGCTGACCTGAAAGGGGTTCATCAGGCCATCAATATGAATTTGAAAAACAGAGGCCAAAATGAGCTGAACGTGGACGAACTGATGGTTCAGATGTTTGAAGAAACAGCCTATATCTGGCCTATGCTTGGCTATCCGCCTCTGGTTACTCCATTTAGTCAGTATGTTAAAAATACTGCCTTAATAAATATTCTGCAGATGTCAAAAGGAGAAAAACGTTTCTCACAGATTGACAAAAATACCTGGGATATGATTCTGGGGAAAGCCGGAAAACTTCCAGGGCCCTTGGCTCCTGAAATAATTGATTTAGCAAAGGAAAAAGGACTTGAATTTTATGAAGGCAATCCACAGGATGCATTCCCGGATGAACTGCCTAAATATATAAAAGAGATGGAAGAGCTGGGATGGGAACGTGGACAGGACGATGAAGAATTGTTTGAATTTGCCATGCACGACACCCAGTACCGGGATTACAAATCAGGCGTTGCCAAACAACGCTTCGAAACAGAAATGGAAAAAATTTTAGCTGAAAAAGAAAATAAAACGATGATAAGTATGAATGTCAAACAAGCTCCCGTACGCTCAGGATTCAGTAAAGAAGAAGGCACCCTTCACGAAGCATGTATTGCTCTGATTCTTTACACGGTAAATGAACCAGTATTAAACAATGACAGTTTTTACACGCAAAATCTCTGGACAAGTATAGGATTCTGGCGACACATCATGACAATACCTGTATTATCTGAAAGCGGAAGGCTGGAGGCAGAAATGCATGAGATTTTAAAAGACCAGTATGAATTTGTCATTGAAGGAAAAGAATATTTTGTTAAAATACTTCATCTGGGAGAAGCAGAATTAGATTTTAGTATCAACGATAAAAAACTGACAGCTTCATTTTCATCATGTGAAAACGGGACCATTGTGTCAATTAATAACAAGGAATTTTGTCTTTCAAGGGAAGACCTTCTCACCAGTGAAATCAAAGCCGTAAAATCAGACTCAGGTTCCGCCAATGACATCAATCAGGTAAAAGCACCCATTCCCGGAAAAATTTTCAAAATACTGGTAAAAAACGGAGATGAAGTTAAAAAGGGAGATTATGTTATTGTGATTGATGCCATGAAAATGGAAAATAATATCGAAGCCCCAAAAAGCGGAAAGATTAAGGAAATAAAGGTCAGTATCGGAGAAATGGTAGATGTCGGGCAGGTTTTAGCCATTATTGAATAA